Below is a genomic region from Prochlorococcus marinus str. MIT 0918.
CTGCTTGTACGAGTGCAGTCTTTTTCAAATTTAACTCCATTGAATAAAAGGCCATCAGTAATACCACTTCCAGCAAAAACAACATTTTCACCTGATGCAAGCTCATTTGCCTCATAAATCTTGTCAACTTCTGTTATTCCCATTTCATTGAGGCGAGCAATATTACCCTCTTTTGTATAGTCAGCCCACTCTTTAGTCATTGCAATAGCAGGGTCATATATTAATTGTCCTTGAAAATGCCCCCCAAGAGCCCTCATTGCAGCGGCCGAGATAACACCCTCAGGAGCAGCACCAATCCCCATTAAGCAATGAGTCCCAGTACCAGCAAAGCCACAAGCTATTGCTGCTTGAACATCTCCATCAGAAATTGGTTGAACTCTAGCTCCAGTAGAACGAATTTCAGCAATTAAATCCTTATGCCTAGCTCTATCCATAACTACAATAGTCAATTCACTAACTGCCAAACCAAGACAGTCACTAAGAATGCTGATGTTTTTAGTAGCACTATTACGGATATCTACTTTGCCTTTAGCAGCAGGAGGAGCTGCTAATTTTTTCATATAAAAGTCTGGGGCATTAAATAATCCACCTCGGTCAGATGCTGCTAAAACAGCCATAGAACCTCTTTGATTGTTAGCACATAAATTCGTGCCTTCACATGGATCAACTGCAAAATCAACACCTGGTCCAGAGCCGCTACCCACTTCTTCACCTATGTAGAGCATTGGCGCTTCATCTCTCTCTCCTTCACCTATAACTATTCTTCCTTGCATTTCAATAGTTCCCATTCTTTTACGCATAGCTTCAACAGCAGCAGCGTCTGCTTCATCTTTTTTACCTAACCCAGTAAGTTCGGCAGAGGCTATAGCTGCCTGTTCGACAACCTCGAGAATTTCTTGAATGAGAGTGCGGTCCACTTTAGTTTTGGGAAATAAAGAAAGGGCTTAAGCAAAAGAACCCAGATAGGCAGGACTATAAATGATCGCCGAATATATCCGATCAAAAAAGCATCCAAATAAGAGGGTTAATTATTAGCTGAATAAGGGACAACTTTATCAGTGGAGGGACAAAGAGAGAAAAAAATACAATTAATTTATAGAATCAAGAAGTAATTTTCAAAATATCGATGAGCTCTAAATCACTTGTCATAGCGCCTTCGATCCTTTCTGCTGATTTTGCTCGGCTAGGAGAAGAGGTTGAAGCTATTGATAAAGCTGGTGCTGATTGGATCCATGTAGATGTCATGGATGGGCGATTTGTTCCAAATATAACTATTGGTCCATTAATTGTTGAAGCTCTGAGGCCAGTAACAAAAAAACCATTAGATGTACATCTGATGATTGTTGAACCTGAAAAATATGTAGAAGATTTTGCCAAAGCTGGGGCTGATCACATTTACGTTCAAGTTGAAGCATGTCCTCACCTTCATAGAAACTTGGGTCAAATTAAAGATCTAGGTAAAAAAGCTGGTGCAGTACTAAATCCTGGTACAAAGCTAGATACACTTGAGTATTGCTTGGAATTATGTGATTTAGTCTTAATAATGAGCGTGAATCCAGGATTTGGAGGGCAAAGTTTTATTGAAAGTCAAGTAGATAAAATACGTGATCTACGTCATATGTGTAATGAACGTGGTTTAGACCCTTGGATAGAAGTTGATGGAGGAATTAAAGCAAACAATGCGTGGAAAGTTATAGAAGCAGGTGCCAATGCAATTGTTAGTGGATCAGGTGTATTTAATGAACCTGATTATGCTAAAGCTATTGAGGGAATTCGTAACAGTAAAAAGCCATAGATAATAATATTTTTATTATAGAAACCATCCATAGCTATGGAGTCCAACGCCAAGAAGATTGACTCCTATATAACAAATTAATATTACAAATAAACCTATAACAGCAATAATTGCTGGCTTTCTCCCTTGCCAGCCTCTACTTAACCTGGTGTGTAGATAAGCTGCATAAATCAACCAAGAAATTAATGCCCAAGTTTCTTTTGGATCCCAACTCCACCAACTACCCCAAGCCTCGTTTGCCCAAACAGCACCACTAATAAGGCCAAATGTTAGAAGTAGAAAGCCAAAAGAAATTGTTCGATAACTTAAATTATCTATTTCCTCTGCATTAGAAAAATTAACTGGCGTTAAATTATCAATTTCAGGTAAAAACTTTCTGAATGATTTTTCCCGAAAGCCACCTATTCCCATTGAATTAGTTCTAAGCTG
It encodes:
- the glpX gene encoding class II fructose-bisphosphatase codes for the protein MDRTLIQEILEVVEQAAIASAELTGLGKKDEADAAAVEAMRKRMGTIEMQGRIVIGEGERDEAPMLYIGEEVGSGSGPGVDFAVDPCEGTNLCANNQRGSMAVLAASDRGGLFNAPDFYMKKLAAPPAAKGKVDIRNSATKNISILSDCLGLAVSELTIVVMDRARHKDLIAEIRSTGARVQPISDGDVQAAIACGFAGTGTHCLMGIGAAPEGVISAAAMRALGGHFQGQLIYDPAIAMTKEWADYTKEGNIARLNEMGITEVDKIYEANELASGENVVFAGSGITDGLLFNGVKFEKDCTRTSSLVISTLDSTARFTNTIHIKDGAKSIALS
- the rpe gene encoding ribulose-phosphate 3-epimerase, which gives rise to MSSKSLVIAPSILSADFARLGEEVEAIDKAGADWIHVDVMDGRFVPNITIGPLIVEALRPVTKKPLDVHLMIVEPEKYVEDFAKAGADHIYVQVEACPHLHRNLGQIKDLGKKAGAVLNPGTKLDTLEYCLELCDLVLIMSVNPGFGGQSFIESQVDKIRDLRHMCNERGLDPWIEVDGGIKANNAWKVIEAGANAIVSGSGVFNEPDYAKAIEGIRNSKKP